From the genome of Papaver somniferum cultivar HN1 chromosome 2, ASM357369v1, whole genome shotgun sequence, one region includes:
- the LOC113353382 gene encoding 1-aminocyclopropane-1-carboxylate oxidase homolog 2-like isoform X1 — translation MEEINHGGEFLAGRDSVSCDHRKEMKAFDDAKAGVKGVVDAGALSKIPRIFVRPQDELAKDESLFMPSNGDIKENSKIHTPVIDLKGVLPMNRINDDYDQQRHKEIVSEIRHASETWGFFQLINHGIPRTVMDEMMEGVKRFHEQDVEAKKPLYSRDPNKTVVYFNTHFHFHKARYAEWKDSLVCRMLSPDPIDPEDLPETSRDIMLVYTRHLICLGGYSYRVII, via the exons ATGGAAGAGATAAACCATGGCGGAGAGTTCCTTGCTGGAAGGGATTCAGTCAGTTGCGATCATAGGAAAGAAATGAAGGCATTCGATGATGCAAAAGCTGGTGTTAAAGGAGTAGTTGATGCTGGAGCACTCTCGAAAATTCCAAGGATATTTGTTCGTCCCCAGGATGAGCTTGCCAAGGATGAGAGTTTGTTCATGCCTAGTAACGGTGATATTAAAGAAAATAGTAAGATTCACACTCCAGTGATAGACCTCAAAGGGGTTTTACCAATGAACAGAATCAATGATGATTATGATCAACAACGACATAAGGAGATCGTCAGTGAAATTCGACATGCTTCAGAGACATGGGGTTTCTTTCAATTGATAAATCATGGGATTCCAAGGACTGTGATGGACGAAATGATGGAAGGTGTAAAAAGATTTCATGAACAAGATGTAGAAGCCAAGAAGCCTCTCTACTCAAGAGATCCAAACAAAACAGTGGTTTattttaacactcattttcattttcataaagCAAGATATGCTGAATGGAAGGACAGCCTGGTCTGCCGAATGCTCTCTCCAGATCCTATCGACCCTGAAGATCTGCCAGAAACATCCAG AGATATTATGCTTGTGTACACGAGACACCTTATTTGTCTGGGGGGATATTCTTATCGAGTTATTATCTGA
- the LOC113353382 gene encoding 1-aminocyclopropane-1-carboxylate oxidase homolog 1-like isoform X2, whose product MLNGRTAWSAECSLQILSTLKICQKHPEILCLCTRDTLFVWGDILIELLSEGLRLHPQHLKGLDCTKNMVNIGHYYPACPEPELTLGGGKHSDPTFFTILLQDDIGGLQFLHHNCWVGVTPVPGALLVNIGDLLQVISNERFKSAEHRVVANLTGPRISVASFFSGSKTCTRLYSPLKN is encoded by the exons ATGCTGAATGGAAGGACAGCCTGGTCTGCCGAATGCTCTCTCCAGATCCTATCGACCCTGAAGATCTGCCAGAAACATCCAG AGATATTATGCTTGTGTACACGAGACACCTTATTTGTCTGGGGGGATATTCTTATCGAGTTATTATCTGAGGGTCTAAGGCTCCATCCTCAACACCTTAAAGGCTTAGATTGTACCAAAAACATGGTTAATATTGGCCATTACTATCCAGCATGCCCAGAGCCAGAACTAACTCTAGGTGGTGGTAAGCACTCTGATCCTACGTTTTTCACTATCCTTCTCCAAGACGACATTGGTGGCCTTCAGTTCCTTCATCACAATTGCTGGGTTGGTGTCACTCCGGTGCCTGGAGCTCTATTAGTAAATATCGGGGATTTACTGCAG GTGATCAGCAATGAAAGGTTCAAGAGCGCTGAACATAGAGTTGTGGCAAATCTTACTGGACCAAGAATTTCAGTAGCATCATTTTTCAGTGGTTCCAAGACATGCACAAGGCTTTATAGTCCCTTAAAGAACTGA